The Polyodon spathula isolate WHYD16114869_AA chromosome 13, ASM1765450v1, whole genome shotgun sequence genome includes a region encoding these proteins:
- the LOC121325596 gene encoding VPS9 domain-containing protein 1-like isoform X1 codes for MSTAVPDGGVKLLQNAMKLANVAIELDTNNRHKEAYCEYLRVINFISQALLEEAIPKEECDIVTPDTQKMLKLAEQCLERVKSTTAKLSKMEVQPAVLEPPKPSHKPGHRRVLSDGGETASPFLPPEIFQRMQILEAHSARKELTPIEEASRLNQKLKATYEARVARLNPNQAMQKTSLTLSLQRQMMENLIIARARQEALQRRMEERRLRLQEEANRSFSSSTSLTPEEQEQRILYASILEYEQDHDWPKQWKANLKKNPNDLSVVSGLISYIFSCPEHPIMKLLKRLQYRIYNKLYPIVSKVTAPESPSTFTCRGRNMKSSQSIHCMQSVQENNKTNSQKLRHSLSVTSLPIIEDYNANTCAKEQTQTGQSTKEDKLVLSMGERDSSFEDLEQFLSQFECPPASLPDLSEPAVDVDPRILNLEEGALRTHLRSVVKDIHNSIDRLLSLYILSFEPLNTAASKDRCLASIEEAFFPPIWPLLLALFRKVYRQRELAFEESMRLYRNSKPGDMGVASKLCPSESAPGSCPYESAVQELRLISKDCCPQKKLECVVRTLRLICECAEEYRTSHEPATLHSSAAIGADDLLPILSYVALKSDLPQLVSECAALEEFIHEGYLIGEEGYCLTSMQSAVTYVESLYKGGALK; via the exons ATGTCTACTGCTGTACCAGACGGAGGAGTGAAATTACTTCAAAATGCTATGAAACTAGCCAATGTGGCCATAGAACTGGACACTAACAACAGACACAAG GAGGCTTATTGTGAGTACCTGCGGGTCATTAACTTTATTTCCCAAGCACTTTTAGAGGAGGCAATACCCAAag AGGAGTGTGATATTGTGACACCAGACACACAGAAGATGCTGAAGTTGGCAGAACAGTGCTTAGAAAGGGTCAAATCGACAACAGCTAAACTAA GTAAAATGGAGGTGCAGCCTGCTGTGCTGGAGCCACCCAAACCCTCCCACAAGCCAGGGCATCGCAGAGTCCTCTCCGATGGAGGAGAAACGGCCTCCCCCTTCCTTCCCCCTGAGATCTTCCAAAGAATGCAGATTTTAGAAGCACACAGTGCCAGAAA GGAGCTCACTCCGATAGAGGAGGCATCGAGGCTAAACCAGAAGCTGAAGGCTACTTATGAGGCTCGAGTTGCTCGTCTGAACCCCAACCAAGCCATGCAGAAAACCTCACTG ACATTGTCCCTTCAGCGTCAAATGATGGAGAATCTTATTATTGCAAGAGCAAGACAAGAGGCA CTTCAGAGGAGGATGGAAGAGAGGCGGCTGAGGTTGCAGGAGGAAGCCAATAG GAGCTTTTCCAGTTCTACATCTCTAACCCCTGAAGAACAGGAGCAGAGAATCCTATATGCCAGCATTCTGGAGTACGAGCAGGATCAT GATTGGCCAAAACAATGGAaagcaaatctaaaaaaaaatccaaacgaCCTCTCTGTGGTGTCTGGTCTTATCTCTTATATCTTCAG ctgtccaGAGCATCCTATAATGAAGCTCCTGAAGAGACTGCAGTACAGGATTTACAATAAGCTCTACCCCATTGTCAGCAAGGTCACGGCCCCTGAGTCGCCATCCACATTCACCTGCAGGGGCCGCAACATGAAGTCCTCCCAAAGCATCCACTGTATGCAGTCAGTTcaggaaaacaacaaaacaaacagccagAAACTAAGACACAGTCTTTCAGTCACATCCCTGCCCATCATTGAAGACTACAATGCCAACACGTGTGctaaagaacaaacacaaactggGCAAAGCACTAAAGAGGACAAGTTAGTGCTGAGCATGGGAGAGCGGGACAGTTCTTTTGAGGATTTGGAGCAGTTTCTGTCCCAATTTGAGTGCCCGCCCGCCAGCCTGCCAGATCTGTCCGAACCCGCTGTGGATGTGGATCCCCGGATTCTCAACCTGGAGGAGGGGGCGCTCCGGACACACCTCAGGAGCGTTGTGAAGGATATCCACAACTCTATAG ACCGGCTGCTGTCCTTGTATATTCTGTCCTTTGAGCCCCTGAACACGGCTGCCTCCAAGGACCGGTGCCTCGCCAGCATCGAGGAGGCTTTCTTCCCACCCATCTGGCCCTTGTTGTTGGCTCTCTTTAG AAAAGTTTACAGACAGAGAGAGTTGGCTTTTGAAGAGAGTATGAGACTGTACAGAAATAGTAAACCTGGAGATATGGGTGTTGCATCTAAACTTTGCCCCTCAGAATCTGCTCCTGGTTCTTGCCCTTATGAATCTGCTGTGCAGGAACTGAGGCTAATCTCAAAAGATTGCTGTCCACAAAAGAAACTTGAGTGTGTTG TGCGAACCCTGCGTCTGATCTGCGAGTGTGCAGAGGAGTACCGCACCTCCCATGAGCCGGCTACCTTGCACAGCTCTGCGGCCAT TGGTGCTGATGACCTGTTGCCCATTTTGTCCTATGTTGCCCTGAAGAGTGACCTGCCACAGCTGGTGTCCGAGTGTGCAGCGCTGGAGGAGTTTATCCATGAAGG CTATCTGATTGGTGAGGAGGGATACTGCCTGACATCCATGCAGAGTGCAGTGACTTATGTGGAATCTCTGTATAAAGGTGGTGCCTTGAAATGA
- the LOC121325596 gene encoding VPS9 domain-containing protein 1-like isoform X2, with product MSTAVPDGGVKLLQNAMKLANVAIELDTNNRHKEAYCEYLRVINFISQALLEEAIPKEECDIVTPDTQKMLKLAEQCLERVKSTTAKLSKMEVQPAVLEPPKPSHKPGHRRVLSDGGETASPFLPPEIFQRMQILEAHSARKELTPIEEASRLNQKLKATYEARVARLNPNQAMQKTSLTLSLQRQMMENLIIARARQEALQRRMEERRLRLQEEANRSFSSSTSLTPEEQEQRILYASILEYEQDHDWPKQWKANLKKNPNDLSVVSGLISYIFSCPEHPIMKLLKRLQYRIYNKLYPIVSKVTAPESPSTFTCRGRNMKSSQSIHCMQSVQENNKTNSQKLRHSLSVTSLPIIEDYNANTCAKEQTQTGQSTKEDKLVLSMGERDSSFEDLEQFLSQFECPPASLPDLSEPAVDVDPRILNLEEGALRTHLRSVVKDIHNSIDRLLSLYILSFEPLNTAASKDRCLASIEEAFFPPIWPLLLALFRKVYRQRELAFEESMRLYRNSKPGDMGVASKLCPSESAPGSCPYESAVQELRLISKDCCPQKKLECVVRTLRLICECAEEYRTSHEPATLHSSAAIGADDLLPILSYVALKSDLPQLVSECAALEEFIHEGYQDIAWKCKHMS from the exons ATGTCTACTGCTGTACCAGACGGAGGAGTGAAATTACTTCAAAATGCTATGAAACTAGCCAATGTGGCCATAGAACTGGACACTAACAACAGACACAAG GAGGCTTATTGTGAGTACCTGCGGGTCATTAACTTTATTTCCCAAGCACTTTTAGAGGAGGCAATACCCAAag AGGAGTGTGATATTGTGACACCAGACACACAGAAGATGCTGAAGTTGGCAGAACAGTGCTTAGAAAGGGTCAAATCGACAACAGCTAAACTAA GTAAAATGGAGGTGCAGCCTGCTGTGCTGGAGCCACCCAAACCCTCCCACAAGCCAGGGCATCGCAGAGTCCTCTCCGATGGAGGAGAAACGGCCTCCCCCTTCCTTCCCCCTGAGATCTTCCAAAGAATGCAGATTTTAGAAGCACACAGTGCCAGAAA GGAGCTCACTCCGATAGAGGAGGCATCGAGGCTAAACCAGAAGCTGAAGGCTACTTATGAGGCTCGAGTTGCTCGTCTGAACCCCAACCAAGCCATGCAGAAAACCTCACTG ACATTGTCCCTTCAGCGTCAAATGATGGAGAATCTTATTATTGCAAGAGCAAGACAAGAGGCA CTTCAGAGGAGGATGGAAGAGAGGCGGCTGAGGTTGCAGGAGGAAGCCAATAG GAGCTTTTCCAGTTCTACATCTCTAACCCCTGAAGAACAGGAGCAGAGAATCCTATATGCCAGCATTCTGGAGTACGAGCAGGATCAT GATTGGCCAAAACAATGGAaagcaaatctaaaaaaaaatccaaacgaCCTCTCTGTGGTGTCTGGTCTTATCTCTTATATCTTCAG ctgtccaGAGCATCCTATAATGAAGCTCCTGAAGAGACTGCAGTACAGGATTTACAATAAGCTCTACCCCATTGTCAGCAAGGTCACGGCCCCTGAGTCGCCATCCACATTCACCTGCAGGGGCCGCAACATGAAGTCCTCCCAAAGCATCCACTGTATGCAGTCAGTTcaggaaaacaacaaaacaaacagccagAAACTAAGACACAGTCTTTCAGTCACATCCCTGCCCATCATTGAAGACTACAATGCCAACACGTGTGctaaagaacaaacacaaactggGCAAAGCACTAAAGAGGACAAGTTAGTGCTGAGCATGGGAGAGCGGGACAGTTCTTTTGAGGATTTGGAGCAGTTTCTGTCCCAATTTGAGTGCCCGCCCGCCAGCCTGCCAGATCTGTCCGAACCCGCTGTGGATGTGGATCCCCGGATTCTCAACCTGGAGGAGGGGGCGCTCCGGACACACCTCAGGAGCGTTGTGAAGGATATCCACAACTCTATAG ACCGGCTGCTGTCCTTGTATATTCTGTCCTTTGAGCCCCTGAACACGGCTGCCTCCAAGGACCGGTGCCTCGCCAGCATCGAGGAGGCTTTCTTCCCACCCATCTGGCCCTTGTTGTTGGCTCTCTTTAG AAAAGTTTACAGACAGAGAGAGTTGGCTTTTGAAGAGAGTATGAGACTGTACAGAAATAGTAAACCTGGAGATATGGGTGTTGCATCTAAACTTTGCCCCTCAGAATCTGCTCCTGGTTCTTGCCCTTATGAATCTGCTGTGCAGGAACTGAGGCTAATCTCAAAAGATTGCTGTCCACAAAAGAAACTTGAGTGTGTTG TGCGAACCCTGCGTCTGATCTGCGAGTGTGCAGAGGAGTACCGCACCTCCCATGAGCCGGCTACCTTGCACAGCTCTGCGGCCAT TGGTGCTGATGACCTGTTGCCCATTTTGTCCTATGTTGCCCTGAAGAGTGACCTGCCACAGCTGGTGTCCGAGTGTGCAGCGCTGGAGGAGTTTATCCATGAAGG atacCAAGATATTGCCTGGAAATGTAAGCATATGTCTTGA